The following proteins come from a genomic window of Corallococcus sp. NCRR:
- a CDS encoding expansin EXLX1 family cellulose-binding protein has product MALGSEQKGIATFYDATGAGNCGYDPGGDLMVAAMNREQYDNSAACGQCVDIVGPKGNVRVRIVDQCPDCDKGHLDLSREAFDKVAEAKDGRVSITWTPVSCDVSGPVKYHFKDGSNPWWTAIQVRNHRLPIKKLEWKRDGDWKTLERQSYNYFVTDSGVGEGHFQLRVTASDGQQLVDSVEKVLDDDTVDGAEQFAPQK; this is encoded by the coding sequence GTGGCGCTGGGCTCCGAGCAGAAAGGGATTGCGACCTTCTACGACGCCACCGGGGCCGGCAACTGCGGCTATGATCCGGGCGGCGACCTGATGGTGGCCGCGATGAACCGCGAGCAGTACGACAACAGCGCCGCCTGCGGCCAGTGCGTGGACATCGTGGGGCCCAAGGGCAACGTGCGCGTGCGCATCGTGGACCAGTGCCCGGACTGCGATAAGGGCCACCTGGACCTGTCGCGCGAGGCCTTCGACAAGGTGGCGGAGGCGAAGGACGGCCGGGTGAGCATCACCTGGACGCCGGTGTCCTGCGACGTGTCCGGCCCGGTGAAGTACCACTTCAAGGACGGCAGCAATCCCTGGTGGACGGCCATCCAGGTGCGCAACCACCGGCTGCCCATCAAGAAGCTGGAGTGGAAGCGCGACGGGGATTGGAAGACGCTGGAGCGCCAGAGCTACAACTACTTCGTCACCGACTCCGGCGTGGGCGAGGGCCACTTCCAGCTGCGCGTCACCGCCAGCGACGGCCAGCAGTTGGTGGACTCCGTGGAGAAGGTGCTGGACGACGACACGGTGGACGGGGCGGAGCAGTTCGCGCCCCAGAAGTAG